A window of Sutcliffiella cohnii contains these coding sequences:
- a CDS encoding AAC(3) family N-acetyltransferase, whose amino-acid sequence MYTKQDLIESLKQLGIDENGTLLVHSSMKSIGQVQGGADTVLDALSEYMKNGLLVLPTHTWSYIKAENPRFYVDESPSCVGVLTELFRKRPGVVRSWHPTHSVAALGKGAHEFVAGNERFDTPCARESVWGKLLDHKATILLLGVDLRRCTYIHGVEEWLDIPGRLTEEHETLYTVLPDGTEIVVPQRRHIGHTSEKYGRVEDVFLNNNAMYKGKFGDATVRVCDTVKMTDLLYPLLEENTTLFS is encoded by the coding sequence ATGTATACAAAACAAGACTTAATCGAGTCTCTTAAACAATTAGGTATCGATGAAAATGGAACATTACTTGTTCATTCGTCGATGAAAAGTATTGGACAAGTACAAGGTGGCGCAGATACCGTCCTTGATGCTTTATCGGAATATATGAAAAATGGCCTTTTGGTTCTACCTACTCATACATGGTCCTATATTAAAGCGGAAAATCCACGGTTTTATGTCGATGAGTCCCCATCATGTGTTGGTGTACTAACTGAACTCTTTCGGAAACGGCCTGGTGTGGTACGCTCCTGGCATCCCACGCATTCTGTCGCTGCATTAGGAAAAGGAGCTCATGAATTTGTTGCAGGAAATGAAAGATTTGATACGCCATGCGCAAGGGAATCTGTTTGGGGGAAATTACTCGATCACAAGGCAACAATTTTGTTGTTAGGGGTCGATTTACGGAGATGTACGTATATTCATGGAGTGGAAGAGTGGCTTGATATTCCAGGTCGACTGACGGAAGAACACGAAACGCTTTATACGGTCTTACCAGATGGAACGGAAATCGTCGTACCACAACGAAGACATATTGGTCACACTTCTGAAAAATACGGTCGCGTAGAAGATGTTTTTCTAAATAATAATGCGATGTACAAAGGTAAATTTGGTGATGCCACCGTTAGGGTTTGCGATACAGTAAAAATGACAGACTTGTTATATCCTTTACTAGAAGAGAATACAACATTATTTTCATAG
- the preA gene encoding NAD-dependent dihydropyrimidine dehydrogenase subunit PreA: MADLRINLAGIESPNPFWLASAPPTNSGYQVQRAFEAGWGGAVWKTLGDPILNVTSRFGAVSFNGQRVAGFNNIELISDRPLEVNLKEIKETKKLFPNHTIIASLMVEPKQEKWHEIVKRVEEVGVDGLELNFGCPHGMAERGMGSASGQVPSLVEQQTYWVKEVAQTPVIVKLTPNITDITATAEAATRGGADAISMINTINSLAGVDLDTWNTIPHVGGKGAHGGYCGPAVKPIALNMVAECARSPHINIPISGIGGISTWQDAVEYMLMGASGVQVCTAAMHHGFRIVEDMIEGLDNYLDEKGLASVMDIVGKTVPKYSDWGDLDLNYKIVARINNDVCINCNKCHIACEDTSHQCIDMLKDGNGYNIIKVREEDCVGCNLCSIVCPVEGAIDMVEVPSGLPPMTWNERQAALGAVSCKTDSIK, from the coding sequence ATGGCGGATTTACGTATCAATTTAGCAGGAATTGAGTCCCCAAATCCATTTTGGTTGGCTTCTGCACCTCCAACAAATTCAGGATACCAGGTTCAACGTGCATTTGAAGCTGGGTGGGGTGGAGCTGTATGGAAGACATTAGGTGATCCCATTTTAAATGTAACTTCTCGGTTTGGAGCAGTGAGTTTCAATGGACAACGAGTAGCGGGCTTCAACAATATTGAATTAATCTCGGATCGTCCACTAGAAGTTAACTTAAAAGAAATTAAAGAAACAAAAAAGCTATTTCCAAACCATACGATCATTGCCTCACTGATGGTGGAACCAAAACAAGAGAAATGGCATGAAATTGTAAAAAGAGTAGAAGAAGTAGGTGTAGATGGATTAGAACTCAATTTTGGTTGTCCGCATGGCATGGCCGAACGAGGGATGGGTTCCGCATCTGGCCAGGTGCCTTCTCTTGTAGAACAACAAACATACTGGGTAAAAGAGGTTGCTCAAACACCTGTCATTGTTAAACTTACTCCTAATATTACAGATATAACGGCTACTGCAGAGGCTGCTACTAGAGGAGGAGCCGATGCCATCAGTATGATTAACACGATTAATAGTTTAGCGGGTGTCGATCTTGATACGTGGAATACGATCCCGCATGTTGGAGGGAAAGGTGCACATGGGGGATATTGCGGCCCTGCTGTAAAACCGATCGCCCTTAATATGGTAGCTGAATGTGCAAGAAGTCCTCATATTAACATTCCAATTTCAGGAATTGGTGGCATTTCAACTTGGCAGGATGCGGTGGAATATATGCTAATGGGAGCTTCAGGTGTTCAGGTGTGTACGGCAGCTATGCATCATGGCTTTCGAATTGTAGAGGACATGATTGAAGGGCTAGACAATTACTTAGATGAAAAGGGGCTTGCTTCGGTTATGGATATCGTAGGAAAAACCGTTCCGAAGTATTCTGACTGGGGTGACCTAGATCTTAACTATAAAATCGTGGCGCGAATCAATAATGATGTGTGTATAAATTGCAATAAATGCCATATTGCATGCGAGGATACCTCCCATCAGTGTATTGATATGCTAAAGGACGGAAATGGCTACAACATCATAAAGGTTAGAGAAGAAGACTGTGTCGGATGTAACTTATGTTCCATTGTTTGTCCCGTTGAAGGTGCAATTGATATGGTGGAAGTCCCGAGTGGGTTACCTCCAATGACTTGGAATGAACGTCAAGCAGCTCTTGGTGCAGTTAGTTGTAAAACAGACTCAATAAAATAA
- a CDS encoding NAD(P)-dependent oxidoreductase, with protein MSLSNTRISYQDLKRNFHEVKPGLTNREAMEESNRCLYCYDAPCITACPTGIDIPTFIKKIASGNLKGSAKTIMTSNPIGASCARVCPTDELCEGACVLNHSTKPIMIGDLQRYATDWAIRNEQVLFKPGNKNGKTVAIIGGGPAGLSAARELGLLGYDVTIFEAEEKAGGLNTYGIVSFRLPQEISFWEVKQVESVDVKIRTNTRVGKDVTVDEILENFDAIILAIGMSKVPPLRIDGEVLDGVYDAIEFVKETKTKPITDRFLGKRVVVIGAGNTAIDGATCSIRLGAENVKILYRRTLEEMTAYDFEYEFAKQDGVEFRWLTAPKRIIGDDQGRVKAIECIKMELGEPGEDGRRRPVPMKGSEFILEVDAVIKAIGQTRYTDLIEQFGLEHDGGVVKINQETLQTSNKKVFACGDVIFGKGQGEAMVVSAAQQGKDAAYSLHKAMVSAVSK; from the coding sequence ATGAGTCTATCAAACACAAGAATTTCATATCAAGATTTAAAAAGGAACTTCCATGAAGTAAAACCTGGATTAACGAACCGTGAAGCGATGGAGGAATCGAATCGCTGCCTTTACTGCTATGACGCCCCTTGTATAACTGCATGCCCTACTGGAATTGATATCCCTACCTTCATTAAAAAAATTGCTTCTGGAAATCTAAAAGGATCCGCCAAAACGATTATGACATCCAATCCGATAGGAGCTAGCTGTGCTCGTGTTTGTCCGACAGATGAGCTTTGTGAAGGGGCTTGCGTGTTAAATCATTCTACAAAACCGATTATGATAGGTGATTTACAACGATATGCAACAGACTGGGCGATACGAAATGAACAGGTGCTTTTTAAACCAGGTAACAAAAATGGAAAAACAGTGGCGATTATTGGCGGCGGTCCTGCAGGTCTTTCAGCGGCAAGAGAACTCGGTTTACTTGGCTATGATGTGACGATTTTTGAAGCGGAAGAAAAAGCTGGTGGCTTGAACACATATGGAATTGTCTCCTTTAGACTTCCACAGGAAATTTCTTTTTGGGAAGTAAAGCAAGTAGAAAGCGTAGATGTGAAAATACGGACAAATACGAGAGTGGGGAAGGATGTTACAGTAGATGAAATTTTAGAAAACTTCGATGCCATCATTCTAGCAATTGGAATGTCAAAGGTTCCTCCTCTTCGTATTGATGGGGAAGTATTGGATGGCGTTTACGATGCTATCGAATTTGTAAAAGAAACAAAAACAAAACCAATTACTGATCGTTTCTTAGGAAAACGGGTTGTTGTGATTGGCGCAGGGAATACGGCCATTGATGGAGCGACATGTTCGATACGTTTAGGAGCGGAAAATGTAAAAATCCTTTATCGAAGAACATTAGAAGAAATGACTGCCTATGATTTTGAATATGAATTTGCGAAACAAGATGGTGTTGAATTTAGATGGTTAACAGCTCCTAAGAGAATCATAGGTGACGATCAAGGGCGTGTAAAAGCGATTGAATGCATCAAAATGGAGCTTGGAGAACCGGGTGAGGATGGGAGAAGGCGACCTGTACCAATGAAGGGATCCGAGTTTATTTTGGAGGTAGACGCTGTTATAAAAGCAATTGGTCAAACAAGATATACAGATCTTATCGAGCAATTCGGTCTTGAGCATGACGGTGGAGTGGTGAAAATCAATCAAGAAACACTCCAAACATCGAATAAAAAGGTGTTTGCATGTGGCGACGTTATTTTCGGAAAAGGCCAAGGAGAAGCAATGGTCGTTTCAGCCGCACAACAAGGGAAGGATGCGGCATATTCATTACACAAAGCAATGGTTAGTGCAGTTTCTAAATAA
- a CDS encoding DMT family transporter: protein MITAFLGIGIGFGLAAQTAVNSQLRKFVVSPYFASMVSFLVGTIFLAISTLISGSSLGVPLSLFTSEPIWIWIGGFCGVVFLTTNIQLFPKIGSVQTTVMPILGIIVMGMFIDHFGLFNSIVQPFGMNRVFGVVFVLLGIFLAVVLPEIKANRQGSDSTEEKQVNQWKWRFIGIGAGMLVSIQAAVNGQLGVALHSSFHAAFVSFLVGFITLLLIVGLKERSFTKIKEPIKQSAPWWVWIGGVIGGLYVLINVYLVGQIGTGQTVVLVLFGQIAGSLLVAQFGLFKSIKNQIELIQVVGLIIMVIGVFLIKML, encoded by the coding sequence ATGATTACAGCTTTTTTAGGCATCGGAATAGGATTCGGTTTAGCTGCACAAACAGCCGTAAATTCACAGTTGAGAAAATTTGTTGTTTCCCCCTATTTTGCTTCCATGGTTTCCTTTTTAGTAGGAACGATCTTTTTGGCTATTAGTACATTAATAAGTGGTTCCTCTTTAGGTGTACCTCTATCCTTGTTTACAAGTGAACCGATTTGGATTTGGATTGGTGGTTTTTGTGGTGTCGTTTTTTTAACAACAAATATACAGCTCTTTCCTAAAATAGGAAGTGTTCAAACGACTGTTATGCCGATATTAGGGATTATTGTGATGGGAATGTTTATCGATCATTTCGGCCTGTTTAATTCAATCGTACAGCCTTTCGGTATGAACCGAGTATTCGGTGTGGTTTTTGTATTATTAGGTATTTTCTTAGCTGTTGTATTACCAGAAATCAAAGCTAATCGTCAAGGATCAGATTCTACAGAGGAAAAACAGGTGAACCAATGGAAATGGCGTTTTATTGGAATTGGTGCAGGAATGTTAGTTTCTATACAAGCAGCTGTCAACGGACAGTTAGGTGTAGCTCTTCATTCTTCCTTTCATGCTGCCTTTGTCTCATTTTTAGTTGGTTTTATCACTTTATTATTGATAGTTGGACTAAAGGAGCGAAGTTTTACCAAAATCAAGGAGCCTATTAAGCAATCAGCACCGTGGTGGGTATGGATTGGTGGAGTCATAGGTGGACTATATGTTTTAATTAATGTTTATCTTGTAGGTCAAATAGGTACCGGACAAACAGTAGTTCTAGTGTTGTTCGGTCAAATTGCAGGTAGCCTTTTAGTGGCTCAATTTGGATTATTCAAATCTATAAAAAATCAAATTGAATTAATTCAAGTAGTAGGACTCATTATTATGGTCATTGGTGTTTTTCTAATAAAAATGCTCTAA
- the hydA gene encoding dihydropyrimidinase: MKKVIKNGTVVTATDTYEADILVENGVISQIGHNLSTEGVETVDANGCYVFPGGIDPHTHLEMPFGGTVTKDDFETGTMAAAFGGTTTIIDFCLSNKGEPLKDAIQTWHQKSKGKAVIDYGFHLSIGEVTDAVLNELPSVIEKEGITSFKVFMAYKNVLQADDETLYKTLVAAKDLGALVMVHAENGDVIDFLVKKALSEGKTEPIYHALTRPQEIEGEATERAATFAGLANSQLYVVHVSCADAVQAITKAREKGYEVWGETCPQYLVLDQSYLEKPDFEGAKYVWSPPLREKWNQDVLWNALRTGQLHTFGSDQCSFDFKGQKELGLGDFSKIPNGGPMIEERLTVLFSEGVKKGRITLNQFVNLTSTRVAKLFGLYPKKGTIAVGVDADLVIFDPNIERTISAETHHMAVDYSAFEGMTFIGEPVSVLSRGEFVIRNKEFVGKQGAGQFIKRAKYGETYKM; this comes from the coding sequence ATGAAAAAGGTTATTAAAAACGGAACCGTTGTAACAGCAACGGATACGTACGAAGCAGATATTCTCGTGGAAAACGGAGTCATTAGCCAAATTGGGCACAATCTTTCGACGGAAGGCGTAGAAACCGTTGATGCAAATGGATGTTATGTATTTCCAGGAGGGATTGATCCTCATACTCATCTAGAAATGCCGTTTGGAGGTACAGTCACGAAGGATGATTTTGAAACGGGAACAATGGCGGCTGCGTTTGGAGGAACAACGACGATTATAGATTTTTGTTTATCCAATAAAGGGGAGCCGCTAAAAGATGCCATACAGACATGGCATCAAAAGTCAAAAGGAAAAGCAGTCATTGATTACGGTTTCCATCTATCGATCGGTGAGGTAACGGATGCTGTATTAAATGAGCTTCCATCCGTGATCGAAAAGGAAGGAATTACATCCTTTAAAGTATTTATGGCCTATAAAAATGTCCTTCAAGCAGATGATGAAACGTTATATAAAACACTCGTTGCGGCGAAAGATTTAGGTGCGCTCGTCATGGTTCATGCAGAGAATGGAGATGTCATCGACTTTCTTGTAAAAAAGGCATTAAGTGAAGGAAAGACCGAACCGATCTACCATGCATTAACTCGACCACAGGAAATCGAAGGGGAGGCTACCGAAAGAGCAGCAACCTTTGCAGGACTTGCGAATTCGCAACTTTATGTAGTCCATGTTTCATGTGCCGATGCCGTACAGGCGATTACAAAAGCTAGAGAAAAGGGCTATGAAGTGTGGGGAGAAACATGCCCACAATATTTAGTTCTGGATCAATCCTATCTAGAAAAGCCAGATTTCGAAGGAGCGAAATACGTTTGGTCACCTCCGCTTCGTGAAAAATGGAACCAAGATGTGTTGTGGAATGCATTACGTACAGGACAGCTTCACACTTTTGGATCGGATCAATGTTCCTTTGATTTTAAAGGACAAAAAGAATTAGGTTTAGGTGACTTCTCGAAAATTCCAAATGGGGGTCCAATGATTGAAGAACGCCTCACCGTTTTATTTTCAGAAGGTGTGAAAAAAGGCAGAATTACGCTAAATCAATTTGTTAATCTAACCTCAACTAGAGTGGCAAAGCTATTTGGATTGTATCCAAAGAAAGGAACAATAGCGGTTGGAGTAGATGCCGATCTTGTCATTTTTGACCCTAACATCGAACGAACAATTTCTGCAGAAACCCACCATATGGCAGTTGATTACAGTGCATTTGAAGGAATGACATTTATAGGGGAACCAGTGTCCGTCCTTTCAAGAGGAGAATTTGTTATCCGTAATAAAGAGTTTGTCGGAAAACAAGGGGCAGGTCAATTTATCAAACGAGCAAAATACGGGGAAACGTATAAAATGTAA